The sequence CGTCGAGGACCACGCAGTCCTCGAAAGCCGAGTTCATGCCCTGGCCGTAGAACGGGTAGACGGCATGTGCGGCATCACCGATCAGCACCACCCGGTCCGCGTACCGCCAGGGGTCGGAACGAACGGTGACCAGGTGCCCGACCGGGTGCTCAGTGACTTCCCGGACCAGGTCGGGCATCAGCTCCTCCGCGTCGGGAAAACGCTGGCGGAAGAAGTCCCGTACCGCCGTCGGGGTGTCGAGGGCGGCGAAGCTCACCGGGCCCTCGTGCGCCATGAAGAGCGTGCAGGTCAGCGAGCCGTCCCGGTTGGGGTGAGCGATCATCATCGCCTCGTGACCGGGCCAGACGTGCAGCGCCTCCAGTCGGACCCGGGGCTGGCCGTCGGCATCGACCGGAATGGTCAGCTCCTTGTATCCCCAGGGGAGGAACTCTTGGGCGTAGTTGGCGCGGAGCCCGTGCTGCATCTGTTGCCGAATGGTGGAGAAGGCCCCGTCAGCACCGACGATCAGGTCCGCGGTGACCGTTCTCGTCTCGCCACCGGCGGTAGGCGCGACATCCACGGTGCCGGTCTCCCGATCCAGGCTGGCCAGGAGGCTGTCGAAGTGGAACCGCACCCCCGGCTCGGCTTCGGCAGCGGTCACGACCAGTGAGATCAGCTCCTCCCGGAGCACCGAGTGGAGAATCTCGTGCTCGCGCACCCCGTACGGCTGGGTGCGTATTCCGCCGTCCGGCGAGTGCACCACCCGATCGCGCATCGGCACGCTGTGCTTGAGTACGTCGGCGAGGAGCCCCACCCCGTCCAGCGCCCGCATGCCCCGGGCGGAGAGCCCCAGGTTGATCGACCGGCCCTCCGGGCGGCCCAGCGCGGAACGGGGGTCCGGACGTCGCTCGAAGACATCCACCTCGTGGCCTTGACGAGCGAGGTACAGCGCGACGAGTGAACCGGCCAGACCGGCCCCGACGACGACCACACGTTCTCTGCGCCTATTCATACGCCCTCCTCGGCGATCAGACTGTCCAGGAGCTCGTCGACCTCACGGTCGGAGAGGTCGTCGAGCGAGGCGAGCAGGTGGTTTGGGTTGGTTTCGGCAGGACCGATCCGATGCGGTTTGCCGTGGGAGTCCGCGGCGGCGACCTGGACCGCGAGTTCGGCGACGGTGGGCGCGGCGAAGAGGCTACGTAGCGCCAGCTCGACGCCGAAGACGGTGCGGATACGGGCGATCAGCCGGGTCGCGGTGAGGGAGTGTCCACCGAGGGCGAAAAAGTTGTCGTGCACGCCGACCTCGGTACGGCCGAGTACGTCCTGCCAGAGCGTGATGAGCTGCGCCTCGGCGGGGGTACGGGGGGCGGTCGGGCCGCTACCGGTGGTCTCACGCCAGGTCGGCTCGGCTAGCGCCCGCCGGTCCAGTTTGCCGCTCGCGGTACGGGGCAGCGCGTCGAGCACGACCAGAGTGGCCGGCACCATGTGCCCCGGCAGCCGCCGGGCCAGACCAGCGCGGAGCGCCGGCCAGATCGAGGCCGGGTCGACGGCGGCGGGTTCGGTGACCGCGTACGCGGCGAGCCGGACGTCGGCGTCCGCGCCCCAGGTGGTCACCACGGCGTCCCGGATGCCGGGCTGGTCGCGCAGCGCTGACTCGATCTCGCCGAGCTCGATCCGGAAGCCCCGCACCTTGACCTGCTGGTCGGCACGGCCGTGGTAGACGAGACGCCCGTCCGGGAGCCGGCGGGCCAGGTCGCCGGTGGCGTAGAGCCGCCCGCCGGGGGTCGGGCTGAACGGGTCGGGGCGAAACCGCGCCGCGGTACGGCCCGGGTCCCCGTGGTAACCGCGCGCCACTCCGGTGCCGCCGATGTGAATCTCTCCGACCACACCGTCCGGGACTGGCTGGCCGGCGGCGTCGAGCAGCAGGATCCGGGTGTTGGCGAGGGGATACCCCAGGTCTACCGGGCCGCTTTCCCCCACCAGCCCGGCCGAGGAGTAGACCGTGGTCTCCGACGGTCCGTACCCGTTGATGACCCGGGCACCGTCGGCGCGCAACGCGTCGGCCAGGTCGCGGGCCAGCGCCTCGCCGCCGCTGATCCGCAACCGCACCCCGGCTGGTACGCCGGCTGCGGTGACCAGCATCCCCCAGGTCGCGGGGGTGGCCTGGAGGACGGTCACACCCCGCTGCACGCAGGCGGCCCGCAACAGGATGGCATCTTGAGCAGTCGCCGCCTCAAGGACCTCGACGCGCGCTCCCGCCAATAGCGGCAGCACCAGCTCAACCAGGGAGATGTCGAAGGCCGGGGTGGTGATCGCCGCGACCCGGTCGTCGGCGGTGAGCTCGAACAGCCGGTGGCAGCCGACCAGAAGGTTGATTACCGCTCGGTGGGTGACCGCGACGCCCTTGGGTGCACCGGTGGAGCCGGAGGTGTAGAGCAGGTAGGCGAGGCTGTCCAGGTGGCCGACGACCGGTGGCGGGTCGGTCGGCAGGTCCGAGTCGAGCTGGTCAACACGAAGCACCACCGGGGTGGTGCCGGAAACGGCGATGGCATCGCCGATGAGGGACATCCCGGCGGGGTCGGTGAGCAGCACCGGCGGGGCCGCGTCGGCCAGCATGGTGGCCAGCCGACCGACGGGCAGGTTCTGGTCGAGCGGCAGGTACCCACCGCCGGCCCGCCAGACGGCGAGGAGCGCGGCCACCAGGTCGGTGTGCCGACCAAGGCAGAGCCCGACCGGGACATCCGGGCCGACGCCGTGGGCGCGGAGCAGATGGGCGAGGCGATTGACGCGAGTGGCGAGATCCCGGTGGCGCAGGGTGCCGTCCGGGCCGGTGACCGCGACCGCGTCCGGGTCGGCCGGTGGGAACCGGTCGAGTAGTTCACCGACACCGGTCACGTCGGGCAGAGGCAGTTCGGTGTCGTTGCCGTCCCGCAGAATCTGCGCCCGTTCGGCCGGGTCGAGCAGGGGTAGCTCGCGGACGGGGGTGCCGGGCCGGTCGAGCGCAGCGGCGAGCAGGGTGAGATACCGCTGCGCGATGCGGCGAATCCGGTTCACCTCGTAGCGATCGGTGCGGTAGGTGAGGCGACCGCGCAGCCCTTCGGGGCGGTCCTCCACGGTGAGGGTGAGGTCGAACTTGACCGTGCCGTTCTCCCAGAGCCGGGGGGCGATCCGCAGCCCAGCCGACGTGGCCTCCGGCGGCGGCTCGTCGAGGGCGAACATCACCTGCACCAGAGGGCTGTGGGCGAGGCTGCGGGTCGGGGTGAGTCGGTCGACGATCCGGTCGAAGGGCACGTCCTGCCGGGTCTGTGCGGCGATGGTCGAGGCCCGGGCCTGGGCGAGGACATCGGTGAAGTCGGACCGGTCGGCGAAGCGGGCCCGCAGGGCGAGGGTGTTGGCGAAAAAGCCCACCACGTTCCGAGTCTCCGGCCGGGTGCGCCCGGCCACCGGGACCGCTACCAGCAGGTCGTCGGCCCCGGTGAGCCGATGCAGGAGGGTCTGGAATCCGGCCAGGAGCCGGGTGAACAGGGTGCCGTCCCGGCTCGCCCGCAGCCGCGCGGTCAACTCGTCGGGGACGTCGAAGACCACCTCACCGCCGGCGTCGGACTGCTCAGCTGGACCAGGCCGGTCGGCGGGGAGGTCGAGGAGGGTCGGGGCGCCGGCCAACTCCGCGTGCCAGAAGTCGACGTCGGCCTCGAAGGCGCCGCGGTCGGCCTGCTCCCGCTGCCAGACCGCGAAGTCCGCGTACTGCACCTCAGGTGCGGGCAGGTCAGGGTGGGCGCCGGCGACCGCCGCCGCGTATCCGGCAGCCAGCTCGCGGAAGAGGATCCCGAACGACCAGCCGTCGGCCAGACTGTGGTGCACCACGATGGTGAGAACGTGCTTCTCGCTGCTCTGTCGGACGAGCCCGAACCGGGCCAACGGGCCGGTCGCCAGGTCGAAGGGCTCCCGGGCTGCCGCGTCCACCAGTTCCCGACCGGCATCGTCGGAGTCGGCGTCCACGACCGACAGCTGGACCGGCGCGGCGGTCACGACCAGCTGGGCTGGTTCCCCGTCGACCGAGGTGAAGTGGGTCCGGAGGGTTTCATGCCGATCAACCAGCCAGCTCAGCGTCGACTCCAACGCGGCCACGTCGAGCCGGCCGGTCAGCTCGACTGCCCAGGCGATGTGGTAGGTCGCCGCCCCCGGAGCCAGCTGATCGAGCATCCACAATCGGCGCTGGCTGAGCGATGCCGGCAGAATAGCGGTTTCGGTGCTCGTACCCTCGCCTGACCACGTCGCCGTCGGTCCATCCGCCGGTCGGTGGACGAGGTGCGGGTGGCGACGTCGACGAGGCGCAGCTTCGCCGTGCACTGCTGGTGCTACTCGAGGGGTGACCCCTCCGGTGTTGGCCGGTTGTGCGCCGGCGTGCTCGCCGAGGACGCCGGCCAGCCCGGCGAGGGTTGGGTGTTCGTAGACGATGCGTACCGGCAGGTCCACCCCGAACCGGTCGGCGACGACGAAGGTCAGCCGGGTGACGAGCAGGGAGTTCCCGCCCAGCGCGAAGAAGTCGTCGTCTGGGGTGGAGGGGCTGCTGCCGAGTAGCTCGGTCCAGAGGGCCGCCAGGCGCACCTGGACCGGATCGGTCACCTCGGTGCCGAGCCGAGCCGCGGGTGGCTCCGGTCGGGGCAGCGCCCGCCGGTCGATCTTGCCGCTGGGGGTCAGTGGCAGACTGGGAAGGACCAGGTAGGCCCCCGGTCGGAGGTGGGCCGGGAGCCGGTCTGCCGCGTACTCGGCCAGTTCCCGGGAGGTCGGGGCCGACGCACCGGGACGGGGCGTCAGGTACGCCAGCAACCGGCGCCGTTCCCCCTCCCCGTCAACCACGACAGCGGCATCCGCAACGGCGGGGTGAGCCCGCAGCGCCGCCGCGACCTCGCCCGGCTCGACCCGGAACCCACGGATCTTCACCTGGTCGTCGATTCGGCCGAGGAAGTCGAGGTTTCCGTCCGGCCGCCAGCGGACTCGGTCCCCGGTGCGGTACATCCGGGACCCCGGGCGGGGGTCGAACGGGTCAGGCAGGAACGCCGCCGCCGTGGCCCCCGGGCGACCGAGGTATCCCCGGGCGACCCCGGCACCGCCGGTGTACAGCTCTCCGGCAACCCCGACGGGCACCTGCTGTCCCGCCGGATCGAGAACGTACACGCTGCTCCGGGGCACCGGCCGGCCGATCGGCACCGGGTCGGGCACGGCCTCCGGGTCGGTCATCGGGTACACGCAGGTGAAGGTGGTGTTCTCGGTCGGCCCGTACCCGTTGATCAGGACTGCCCCGTCACGCGCTCGCAGTGCCTGGCGGACCGCTTCCGGGGCGAGCACGTCCCCGCCCGCGAGAAGCTGCCCAACCCCGGTGAGGCAGTCCGGATCGAACTCCACCAGTTGGTGAAAGAGCCCGGCGGTCAGCCAGAGGACTGTGATCCGTTCACGGCGGAGCAGCCGTGCCAGCTCGGCGAGTTCCAGCACACCGGGTGGGGCCAGCACAAGCCGGGCCCCGGTGGAAAGTGCACCCCAGATCTCCAGGGTCGCCGCGTCGAAGGCGACCGGAGCGAGTTGAAGAACTGTCTCGGTGGGCCCCAGGCGCAGGTAGCCGGGCTGGTGGACCAGGCGAACCACGGCGGAGTGGGCAACGGCGACCCCCTTCGGCGCGCCGGTGGATCCGGAGGTGAAGTTGACGTAGGCGAGGCCGTCGGGGTGAAGTCGCCGCGGCGCGACGCCGGTCGTCGCGGCGGGGCCGGGCTCGTCCAGGCGGAACAGCCGCCGGGCACCGGACAGCTCGTCGGTGGCCAGCACCGGTGGGTCCCCCGCAACGGCGAGTAACTGCCGGATCCGCGCTGGCGGGTCGGCCGGGTCAAGAGGCAGATACGCACCGCCGGCCTTGAGTACGGCGAGCAGGGTGACGACGAGCTCCACCGAGCGGGGTAGGGCCACCGCCACCGGCTCGTCCGGACGGATACCCCAGGCGACGAGCCGGTGGGCCAGGGCATCGGCCCGCTCAGTCAGCTCACGGTAGGTGAGCGTGTCCCCGTCACCACCGGCCACCGCGACCGCGTCCGGCTGCCGCCGCGCTGCGGCGGCCACAAGGTCCGGCACGGTGACGCCGACTGCGGTGGTGGGTGTCGGGTCCGGGTCGTTAGCGGTGTCGAGGGGCCCTGCCCGCACTGTGCACTCCTTCGCGTCCGCAACACCGAAAGACAGCTACCGAACAATGGAACGAGAATGACAATTCCGCCGGCCTCACCGCCGCGGTGAGCGGAACTGATGTGCCGGAGATGGAAAGAAAATACGAGTAATATTCGAGACCTGTCAACCAACCGACAAGTCTGATCTGAGCCGCTCAACGGTCAGCCGATAGTTGGCGGGCGATCCGGATATTTTCGGGACAATGGGAACCACCTCCCGGCGCCCGGTCGCACGAGACTCTCCGCCGAAAAAAGTGGCCACGGGCCGAGGAAAGTGGGCCACGGGCCGAGGAAGGCCGGCCGCGGGCCGAGAAAAGCGGCCGCGGGCCGGGGAAAACGGCCACGGGCCGGGGAAAACGGCCACGGGCCGGGGAAAGCGACCGCGGGCGCACCTGGTTGCCGGGTGCGCCCGCGACGGTGACCGGGTGTGGCGTTGTCAGCCCTGGGCTGCCAGCCACTCCCGCAGCCCACGTGGGCGCAAATCAGTCCAAACCTCCTCGATGTGGGCGAGGCAGCTGGCGCGATCGCCACTGAAGCCCACCGTGCGCCACCCGGCCGGAATCTCCGACCCGTCCGGCCAGATCGAGTACTGCTCCTCGTCGTTCACCACGACGTGGTAGGGGCGCGGGTCCTCGGATTCTTCCATCAACACTCTCCACGGGAAGACAGCCACAAGTTAGCCGGAAACTATACCGCCCTAATCGGTTCATCCGGATTGACCGATCGTCGCCCACCAGGTCATCCGATCGCCCGCGGAAATCGGACCAGGAATGCAAACGCCATCGGTTACGCGGCAAGACTCGGTTACGCGGCAAGACTCGGGAACGTTGCAATACGCCCGTTTCAGGTAATTGGAAGCAATTTTAGTAGTCGGTAGTTGTTTGTCAGAACAAGTGGGTGGCGCGGGCGGAGAAACGCACCAGCAGCGCACACCCCAGCGCCGAGCTGACCACCTGCGCGAGCAGCCAGGGCCAACCGAGCACCTCCGGCGCTGGCAGCATCACCAGCCCGACCGAGACCGGCAGGGTCAGCACGGCGAGAACGTCAATCCCATTGAGCAGCCAGAGCAGCATTCCGGCCGGAAACGCTCCGAGCGGCGTATCGATCAGAATCGTGCCGAGCGCGGCGGCACTCGCCTTCGCCCGCTGGTAGGCACCGACCGCCACTGCCGGCCCAGCCAGCAGACCGAGCACCCACCAGGGCCCGGTGAGCGACCCGAGGCCCTGCAACACGGCCAGGGTGATCGCGAGCCATCCACCGGCGATGACGGCGGGGACCACGAGGCGCGCGGCGGTCACTCGACGGCCGGTGACACCGAGCAGCCGCAGCATCGCCGGGTTCGCGGCGTCGCTGTGCGTCGACTCCCCGGTGAAGCCGGCAGCGCCCAGCGCGCCGATCAGGACCACGCCGATCAGGAGCCAGGCCGGCCCCTCGGCGAGGTAGACCGGGACAGCTGCCGCGCCAACCGACCACCAGAGCCGCGGCGCCTTCCGACGCAGAATGATCAGATCCTGGGCGATGAGCGGAGACAGCCAGCCGGTTCGCAGCAGCCGCGTCGTCCGGATCCGGGTGCGGCTGCGCCAGAAGCGGCGGGCACTCATCTCGGTCAGGTAGGAGGGTTCGACCGCGTAGACGACATCGGCGTACGCGCCCGCGTTGATCGACGCTTCGGCGATCGGCGCGGCGGGCCAGCTCTCCAGCTCCCGCCAGGTCAATCCGACCAGGATCAGCCCCGTGGCCAGGGCGGCGACACCGGCGGCGAGTACCGCCACGGGTGGCACGGGCGGGAAGGGCAGGCGGTGCTCGCCGTGGGCGCTCAGGGCCGCGGCCACGACGAGGCTACCCGCACCGACGGCGATTCCGGCACCGTCGGCGAAGCGGGTGACGGAGGGCCGATGCTGGCCGGCGATGGCGAGCAACGCCACGAAGACCGCGGCAGCCGCGCCGGTGGCGCCACCGGCCCCCAGGACCAGGAGCCCGGTCGGGCGGGCCGCGATGTGCCCGGTAACCGCGACACCGATGACGGCACCGACGACGAGCGCGGCAGTGGTGGTGAGGGCGAGCGCCGGTGCAAGCAGGGTGCGTCGCGGCACCGGGGCGGGCAGTAGCCAGGTCGCATCGCTGCGGCTGACCGAGAGCGGGCCGAGTTGGCGCAGCACGACGAAGAAGGCGGCGAGGGCAGCCACCGCTCCGATGAACGGGGTCACCGCCGGATCGCCGGGCGCCTCCGGCGGCCAGACCGCCCGCGCCACCGGCTGCCGGACCAACACGATGGCCATCAGCACAGCGAGGGCGACCGTGTAGACGGTACCGACGTCGGCGCGGCCCTCGGCGGCGATCCGGCGACGGCGCACCCAGCGCCGGGCATCAACCGTGGCTGGGGACGCCGGCCGGACCGGGGCCGCGACCGGGGTCACTCCGCCCCCGGACGGATGAGCACGAACTCCCCGGCGCCGACGCTGACCCGGAACCCGTCATCGTGGCTGGCCATGACGAGCGTACCGCCGGTCGCCACGTACGACCGCAGGTACGCGGCGACGGCACCCTTGATCCGGGTGTCGAGGCGCTGCTCGGGCTCGTCGAGGACGAGGAGTCGGCTGGGCCGCACAAGGGTCGCGGCGAGCAGGAAGCGCTGCCGCTGCCCGGAGGAGAGGGTGCTGGGCAGGCTGTCGGAGAGCCCGGTCAGGCCGAGGGTGACACAGAGCTCGGCGATGTGTCCATCGTCGGGGTCGCCGCCGTTGACGACCCGGACCAGGTCGAGATGCTCCCGCACGGTCAGTCCCTGATACCAGCTCGGCGACTCCACTGTGGTGGCGACCTGTCGCCAGAAGTCCGCCCCGCGGCCCGGAGCCGCCGCGAAGACGGAGATGTCACCGGCGGTTGGCTCCTGTAGGCCGGTGACGCAGCGCAGCAGGGTGGACTTTCCGGACCCGTTCTCGCCGACCAGTGCGACGGCGGCACCCTCGCTGATCCGGAGGTCGATGCTGTCCAGAACCAGCGTCGAGCCGTACCGGACCGTCACCTGCCGAACGTCAACCGCCGCGGTCATCGACCCCATCTCACGGTCATACCTCCGCCCCCGTCGCGCACATTCGCGCGCTTCGCCCGGACATCATGGCAGAAGTCCGGGTGGCCCGAACAGATCGTCGTCAACGACAGCCAGCCCCTACCGCCCTCGCCTGAAACAAGCTTTCACAGGCTCTTCTCGATACCGAAGCAACATGGTTACATCGGTACTTGTCATTGATTGGAGCGCTCCCATGGCGGCTCCTGCGATCGTCCCCGCAGGAGCCAGGAACCAGGAGCCAGGAGCCAGGAGCCAGGGGGCCCGGGAGGCACCTCTGCCAGGGCGCCCGAGACAAGGAGGTAAGGCATGAGACGCCTGTTCCAGGCGCTGACCGTACTCGCGGTCACTGCCACCGCCGCGCTCGTCGCCGCAGCGCCGGCACAAGCCGCGACGATCTGCGAGCAGTACGGCACCACCACCATCCAGGACAAGTACATCGTCCAGAACAACCGCTGGGGCAGCGCCGCCGAGCAGTGCATCGAAACCACCAACAGTGGCTTCCGCATCACCTCGCAGCAGGGATCCACCTCCACCTCCGGGCCGCCGCTCTCCTACCCGTCGGTGGTGCTCGGATGTCACTACCAGAACTGCTCACCCGGGACCAACCTGCCGGCACAACTCAGGCAGGTCAGCAGCGTTCCGTCCACAATCAGCTACGGGTACGCGGGCGGCACCTACAACGCCACGTACGACATCTGGATGGACCCGACTCCGAAGACCGACGGAGTGAGCCAGATGGAAATCATGATCTGGTTCCACCGACAGGGCTCGATCCAGCCGATCGGCGGCCCGGTCGGCAACACCTCGGTGGGGGGTCGTAACTGGGAGGTCTGGCAGGGCAACAACGGCGGCAACGACGTGGTCTCCTACCTCGCACCGGCGACCATCAACAGCTGGTCGTTCAATGTCAAGGACTTCATCGACGACGTCGTCGCGCGCACCCAGGTCACCAACGACTGGTACCTGACCAGCCTCCAGGCCGGCTTCGAACCGTGGAACGGGGGCGTCGGGCTGGCCGTCGACAACTTCTCCGCTGATGTGAACGTCGGAACGAACCCACCACCACCGCCGGGCGACGGCGGCACGATCGTCGGCCAGGACAGCGGACGGTGCCTGGACATCCTGGACCTCGGCACCGCCGACGGTACCCCGATCCAGCTCTGGGACTGCACGGCGAACTGGAACCAGCTCTGGAACCGCACCGGCAACACCTTCGTCAACCCACAGACCGGTAAGTGCCTCGACGTCTCCGGCGGGTCCACCGCCAACGGTGCCCGGGTGCAGCTCTACACCTGCAACGGCACCGGAGCCCAGAACTGGCAGGTCAACGGCGACGGCACCATCACCAACCCGCAGTCGGGCAAGTGCCTTGACGCGGTGGAGCTGGGAACCAGCAACGGCACCCGGATCCAGATCTGGGAATGCTTCGGCGGCGGCGGCACCCAGCCCAACCAGGTCTGGACGGTCGACGGCGGCACCACGCCACCGGGTGGCGACCAGACCCCGCTGGCGGCCAACGGACAGCTGTACGTCTGCGGTGTGAACCTGTGCAACCAGCACAACCAGCCGATCCAGCTGCGCGGCATGAGCACCCACGGCCTGCAGTGGTTCAACAACTGCTACAACGACGCCGCACTCAACGTACTGGCCGACGAGTGGAAAGCTGACCTGTTCCGCATCGCCATGTACGTGCAGGAGGGGGGCTACGAGACCAACCCACCGTGGTTCACCAACCGGGTCAACGAACTCGTTGACGAGGCTGAGGAGCGCGGCCTCTACGCCATGATCGACTTTCACACGCTGACGCCGGGCGACCCGATGTACAACCTCGAACGGGCGAAGACCTTCTTCGCCGCCGTCGCTTCACGCAACGCCGACAAGAAACACGTCATCTACGAGATCGCCAACGAGCCCAACGGGGTCGGCTGGGGCACCATCAAGAGCTACGCCGAGCAGGTCATCCCGGTGATCCGGGCCAACGATCCGGACGCCGTGGTCATCGTCGGCACCCGCGGCTGGTCCTCTCTCGGCGTCTCCGAGGGAGCCAACGCCGACGAGGTCATCAACAATCCGGTCAACGCCAGCAACATCATGTACGCGTTCCACTTCTACGCCGCGTCCCACAAGGACTTCTACCGAGCCGAGGTGCAGCGTGCGGCGGCGACGTTGCCACTGTTCGTCACCGAGTTCGGCACCGTCGACTACACCGGTGATGGTGGCGTCGACGTGGGCAGCACCAACGCCTGGATCGACCTGCTCGACCAGCTGAAGATCGGCTACGCGAACTGGACCTACTCCGATGCCAACGAGGGCAGTGGAGCATTCCAGTCTGGGACCTGCAACAGCGGCACCTTCTCCGGGACATCGAACCTCACCGTCTCCGGCAATCTCC comes from Salinispora tropica CNB-440 and encodes:
- a CDS encoding FAD-dependent oxidoreductase, giving the protein MNRRRERVVVVGAGLAGSLVALYLARQGHEVDVFERRPDPRSALGRPEGRSINLGLSARGMRALDGVGLLADVLKHSVPMRDRVVHSPDGGIRTQPYGVREHEILHSVLREELISLVVTAAEAEPGVRFHFDSLLASLDRETGTVDVAPTAGGETRTVTADLIVGADGAFSTIRQQMQHGLRANYAQEFLPWGYKELTIPVDADGQPRVRLEALHVWPGHEAMMIAHPNRDGSLTCTLFMAHEGPVSFAALDTPTAVRDFFRQRFPDAEELMPDLVREVTEHPVGHLVTVRSDPWRYADRVVLIGDAAHAVYPFYGQGMNSAFEDCVVLDECLTAHPDRATALAAYEAARKPHTDVLADLSTANFEDLRDRVHRLGYSASAAADRLLARLLPQHWVPLYGMVAHTTIPYADALARAKRQDRILRQAGAGLALVTVLAATAALRAGRRRRANRR
- a CDS encoding non-ribosomal peptide synthetase; this translates as MRAGPLDTANDPDPTPTTAVGVTVPDLVAAAARRQPDAVAVAGGDGDTLTYRELTERADALAHRLVAWGIRPDEPVAVALPRSVELVVTLLAVLKAGGAYLPLDPADPPARIRQLLAVAGDPPVLATDELSGARRLFRLDEPGPAATTGVAPRRLHPDGLAYVNFTSGSTGAPKGVAVAHSAVVRLVHQPGYLRLGPTETVLQLAPVAFDAATLEIWGALSTGARLVLAPPGVLELAELARLLRRERITVLWLTAGLFHQLVEFDPDCLTGVGQLLAGGDVLAPEAVRQALRARDGAVLINGYGPTENTTFTCVYPMTDPEAVPDPVPIGRPVPRSSVYVLDPAGQQVPVGVAGELYTGGAGVARGYLGRPGATAAAFLPDPFDPRPGSRMYRTGDRVRWRPDGNLDFLGRIDDQVKIRGFRVEPGEVAAALRAHPAVADAAVVVDGEGERRRLLAYLTPRPGASAPTSRELAEYAADRLPAHLRPGAYLVLPSLPLTPSGKIDRRALPRPEPPAARLGTEVTDPVQVRLAALWTELLGSSPSTPDDDFFALGGNSLLVTRLTFVVADRFGVDLPVRIVYEHPTLAGLAGVLGEHAGAQPANTGGVTPRVAPAVHGEAAPRRRRHPHLVHRPADGPTATWSGEGTSTETAILPASLSQRRLWMLDQLAPGAATYHIAWAVELTGRLDVAALESTLSWLVDRHETLRTHFTSVDGEPAQLVVTAAPVQLSVVDADSDDAGRELVDAAAREPFDLATGPLARFGLVRQSSEKHVLTIVVHHSLADGWSFGILFRELAAGYAAAVAGAHPDLPAPEVQYADFAVWQREQADRGAFEADVDFWHAELAGAPTLLDLPADRPGPAEQSDAGGEVVFDVPDELTARLRASRDGTLFTRLLAGFQTLLHRLTGADDLLVAVPVAGRTRPETRNVVGFFANTLALRARFADRSDFTDVLAQARASTIAAQTRQDVPFDRIVDRLTPTRSLAHSPLVQVMFALDEPPPEATSAGLRIAPRLWENGTVKFDLTLTVEDRPEGLRGRLTYRTDRYEVNRIRRIAQRYLTLLAAALDRPGTPVRELPLLDPAERAQILRDGNDTELPLPDVTGVGELLDRFPPADPDAVAVTGPDGTLRHRDLATRVNRLAHLLRAHGVGPDVPVGLCLGRHTDLVAALLAVWRAGGGYLPLDQNLPVGRLATMLADAAPPVLLTDPAGMSLIGDAIAVSGTTPVVLRVDQLDSDLPTDPPPVVGHLDSLAYLLYTSGSTGAPKGVAVTHRAVINLLVGCHRLFELTADDRVAAITTPAFDISLVELVLPLLAGARVEVLEAATAQDAILLRAACVQRGVTVLQATPATWGMLVTAAGVPAGVRLRISGGEALARDLADALRADGARVINGYGPSETTVYSSAGLVGESGPVDLGYPLANTRILLLDAAGQPVPDGVVGEIHIGGTGVARGYHGDPGRTAARFRPDPFSPTPGGRLYATGDLARRLPDGRLVYHGRADQQVKVRGFRIELGEIESALRDQPGIRDAVVTTWGADADVRLAAYAVTEPAAVDPASIWPALRAGLARRLPGHMVPATLVVLDALPRTASGKLDRRALAEPTWRETTGSGPTAPRTPAEAQLITLWQDVLGRTEVGVHDNFFALGGHSLTATRLIARIRTVFGVELALRSLFAAPTVAELAVQVAAADSHGKPHRIGPAETNPNHLLASLDDLSDREVDELLDSLIAEEGV
- a CDS encoding MbtH family protein gives rise to the protein MEESEDPRPYHVVVNDEEQYSIWPDGSEIPAGWRTVGFSGDRASCLAHIEEVWTDLRPRGLREWLAAQG
- a CDS encoding DUF6297 family protein yields the protein MTPVAAPVRPASPATVDARRWVRRRRIAAEGRADVGTVYTVALAVLMAIVLVRQPVARAVWPPEAPGDPAVTPFIGAVAALAAFFVVLRQLGPLSVSRSDATWLLPAPVPRRTLLAPALALTTTAALVVGAVIGVAVTGHIAARPTGLLVLGAGGATGAAAAVFVALLAIAGQHRPSVTRFADGAGIAVGAGSLVVAAALSAHGEHRLPFPPVPPVAVLAAGVAALATGLILVGLTWRELESWPAAPIAEASINAGAYADVVYAVEPSYLTEMSARRFWRSRTRIRTTRLLRTGWLSPLIAQDLIILRRKAPRLWWSVGAAAVPVYLAEGPAWLLIGVVLIGALGAAGFTGESTHSDAANPAMLRLLGVTGRRVTAARLVVPAVIAGGWLAITLAVLQGLGSLTGPWWVLGLLAGPAVAVGAYQRAKASAAALGTILIDTPLGAFPAGMLLWLLNGIDVLAVLTLPVSVGLVMLPAPEVLGWPWLLAQVVSSALGCALLVRFSARATHLF
- a CDS encoding ABC transporter ATP-binding protein, producing MTAAVDVRQVTVRYGSTLVLDSIDLRISEGAAVALVGENGSGKSTLLRCVTGLQEPTAGDISVFAAAPGRGADFWRQVATTVESPSWYQGLTVREHLDLVRVVNGGDPDDGHIAELCVTLGLTGLSDSLPSTLSSGQRQRFLLAATLVRPSRLLVLDEPEQRLDTRIKGAVAAYLRSYVATGGTLVMASHDDGFRVSVGAGEFVLIRPGAE
- a CDS encoding cellulase family glycosylhydrolase, which encodes MRRLFQALTVLAVTATAALVAAAPAQAATICEQYGTTTIQDKYIVQNNRWGSAAEQCIETTNSGFRITSQQGSTSTSGPPLSYPSVVLGCHYQNCSPGTNLPAQLRQVSSVPSTISYGYAGGTYNATYDIWMDPTPKTDGVSQMEIMIWFHRQGSIQPIGGPVGNTSVGGRNWEVWQGNNGGNDVVSYLAPATINSWSFNVKDFIDDVVARTQVTNDWYLTSLQAGFEPWNGGVGLAVDNFSADVNVGTNPPPPPGDGGTIVGQDSGRCLDILDLGTADGTPIQLWDCTANWNQLWNRTGNTFVNPQTGKCLDVSGGSTANGARVQLYTCNGTGAQNWQVNGDGTITNPQSGKCLDAVELGTSNGTRIQIWECFGGGGTQPNQVWTVDGGTTPPGGDQTPLAANGQLYVCGVNLCNQHNQPIQLRGMSTHGLQWFNNCYNDAALNVLADEWKADLFRIAMYVQEGGYETNPPWFTNRVNELVDEAEERGLYAMIDFHTLTPGDPMYNLERAKTFFAAVASRNADKKHVIYEIANEPNGVGWGTIKSYAEQVIPVIRANDPDAVVIVGTRGWSSLGVSEGANADEVINNPVNASNIMYAFHFYAASHKDFYRAEVQRAAATLPLFVTEFGTVDYTGDGGVDVGSTNAWIDLLDQLKIGYANWTYSDANEGSGAFQSGTCNSGTFSGTSNLTVSGNLLRSRISTPDNFPTS